CCGTAGATGTCCGACAGCTTGCCGAAGATCGGCGTGGCGATGACGGTCGCGATCATGTAAGCGGAGAACACCCAGACGTAATACTCGTACCCGCCCAGCTCCGTCATGATCGTCGGCATCGCCGTGGAGACGATCGTCTGATCCAACGCGCCGACGAAGAGGCCGAGCAGCAGCCCCGCGACGACCCAATTGAGTTTCGTTTGTTTGCGGTCCATAACCCACCCCAAGAGAATAATTTTCCAAAAGCACTCTAATAATCTACCCTAATTTTTCTCATAATGCAAACATTTATTCGTATTTATGGGACGATATTGGAAATATTTTCAGGTTATGGAGCGGACTAGCACTTTAAGTTCCGTGTTAATACGGGTCAATCGTCTACTCGGATTCCGTTTCGCTTGAATAAGATTTATAGTACGGAATCCAACGAATGTCCATGTTCCATCTTCCTCAACTTTGGGAACAAGAAAGGAGAAATCATGAAAATCGCCATAGTCGCGCCGGAGACCCGTCCCGTGCCTCCGGTGCAAGGGGGAGCGGTACAAATTTATATCGATGAAATCGTCCGCCGTCTGGCTGGCCGGCATCGGATTACTCTTTTCAGTCCCAGAGCCGGATCCGGAGCCTCCTCCTACAGTCGGAAGATCCGCGTCGTTCGGGTAAAAAAGAAAAACTATATTAAACGAGTACGGAAGATCATTAAGAAGAGCTACTACCCGATCATCCATACGTTTAACCGCCCTCATTTCGTCAAGAAACTCCACAAGGTTTCTCCGAAATCGAAGTACGTATTAAATCTTCACAATGAGCTCGGCGAGAAAAAAGGACCGGGATGGCGCAAAGGAATTCGAAAAACCGATTTCTTCATCGCGAACAGCCATTACACCCGCAGGGACGCCATTCGTCGGTTTCGCCGCGTCAAACCGAGCAAAATCATTACCGTTCACCTTGGGATCGATCCCGGTAAATTCATTATGAAGTGGAATCATCCCGAGCGAGTCGCCAGGCTGAAGCGAAAATGGAATACGCAAGGGAAGAAGGTCGTGTTGTTCGTCGGGAAAATCGATAAGAAGAAAGGCATCGACACGTTGATCGAGGCTTGCCGCATCCTGAAGAAAAAGCACAAAAATCTGGCGGTCGTCGTCGTCGGCGGTTCGGATCACGGAAGGACAAGGAAAGACCCCTATTTCAAGCGTATCGAAAAAAGAGCGAAACGTACGTTGGGGAAACGCGGCGTCCGCTTTACGGGCTTCGTTCGACCGGGCAAGGTCGCGGAATTTTACGCGATCGCCGACGTGTTCGTCTGTCCCTCCCGATGGAAGGAACCGTTCGGCCGCGTCAATCTGGAAGCGATGGCTTCCGGCGTCCCGGTCGTCGCGACGAGACGCGGAGGCGTGCCCGAGGTCGTAAAACACAGGGTAACGGGCTATCTCGTGTCGCAACCCGGAAATGCGAAGCGAATGGCGAGGTATATCGACAAATTATTGAAGAATCGAAAGCTCGCGAGAAAGATGGGAACCGCGGGCTACAGACGGGCGGTCGCCGCCTTTTCGTGGCGCAGCGTCACGCGAAAAATCAACCGCGTATACCGGAAGGTGAGAACATGAGCCCTCGTAGAAGCGTCGTCGCCCACGTTAAGAACACCTACTTGAATCCGACGGAAACGTTCATCTACGAACGAATTAAGCATATCAAGCGATTCAAGGGTTATATTTTGGCGGATAAAGTGAAGTATCGGGCTCGGTTTCCTTTTCCCCGCATCTATAATTTAAGAAAGGTCGGGAACGTCCCCCGATTTCTGAAACGGAAAAAAACGGCCGTCATCCACGCTTATTTCGGCAGCACGGCGGTACGCATCCTTCCCTACAAATTAAAGACGAATATCCCCATGATCACCTCGTTTCACGGGAAAGACGTCTCTAAAAAATTAAGGGAGAAGAAATACAGACGAAAGCTGCGTTCCGTGTTTCGGCACAGCGCGCTGGTTCTGACCGTTTCGCATCATA
The nucleotide sequence above comes from Paenibacillus antri. Encoded proteins:
- a CDS encoding glycosyltransferase family 4 protein; translation: MKIAIVAPETRPVPPVQGGAVQIYIDEIVRRLAGRHRITLFSPRAGSGASSYSRKIRVVRVKKKNYIKRVRKIIKKSYYPIIHTFNRPHFVKKLHKVSPKSKYVLNLHNELGEKKGPGWRKGIRKTDFFIANSHYTRRDAIRRFRRVKPSKIITVHLGIDPGKFIMKWNHPERVARLKRKWNTQGKKVVLFVGKIDKKKGIDTLIEACRILKKKHKNLAVVVVGGSDHGRTRKDPYFKRIEKRAKRTLGKRGVRFTGFVRPGKVAEFYAIADVFVCPSRWKEPFGRVNLEAMASGVPVVATRRGGVPEVVKHRVTGYLVSQPGNAKRMARYIDKLLKNRKLARKMGTAGYRRAVAAFSWRSVTRKINRVYRKVRT
- a CDS encoding MFS transporter, with amino-acid sequence MDRKQTKLNWVVAGLLLGLFVGALDQTIVSTAMPTIMTELGGYEYYVWVFSAYMIATVIATPIFGKLSDIYG